The following coding sequences are from one Caloranaerobacter sp. TR13 window:
- a CDS encoding ThiF family adenylyltransferase — translation MLHAFSRTEMLIGTEGLEKLKNSTVAVFGIGGVGTFVVEGLVRAGVGKFVLVDDDDICLTNINRQIHATRKTIGKPKVEIMRDRVLEINPNAEVITFKELYNAESAKMLLSDSYSYVVDAIDMVSSKLDLIERCKKRGIPIISSMGAGNKLNPTMLEVDDIYNTSVCPLAKVMRRELRRRGIKSLKVVYSKEKPIKPKLVGGNCKTDCICPNKDRTCAERRQIPGSISFVPSVAGLIIASEVVKDLIEYKE, via the coding sequence ATGTTGCATGCATTTTCAAGAACAGAGATGTTAATAGGTACAGAAGGATTAGAAAAACTTAAAAATAGTACTGTTGCAGTTTTTGGTATTGGTGGAGTTGGCACTTTTGTTGTTGAAGGTTTAGTTAGAGCGGGTGTAGGTAAATTTGTACTGGTAGATGATGACGATATATGTTTGACTAATATAAATAGACAGATTCATGCTACAAGGAAAACTATTGGAAAACCAAAAGTAGAAATAATGAGAGATAGAGTGTTAGAGATAAATCCTAATGCTGAGGTTATAACTTTTAAGGAACTATATAATGCTGAAAGTGCTAAAATGTTACTTTCAGACTCATACTCTTATGTTGTTGATGCTATAGATATGGTATCTTCTAAATTAGATTTAATAGAGAGATGTAAAAAAAGAGGAATACCTATAATAAGTAGTATGGGAGCAGGCAATAAATTGAATCCTACTATGCTAGAGGTTGATGATATATACAATACGTCCGTTTGTCCGTTAGCCAAGGTAATGAGAAGAGAATTGAGAAGGAGAGGTATAAAAAGTTTAAAGGTAGTATACTCCAAGGAAAAACCTATAAAACCCAAATTAGTTGGAGGCAATTGTAAGACAGATTGTATCTGTCCAAATAAAGATAGAACTTGTGCTGAAAGGAGACAAATACCAGGAAGTATTTCCTTTGTTCCATCAGTCGCAGGTTTGATTATCGCTTCTGAGGTTGTGAAAGATTTAATAGAATATAAAGAGTAA
- a CDS encoding sigma-54-dependent Fis family transcriptional regulator, producing MKREEILQLVLQNILQYIDEGIHVIDNKGNTILYNDAMARLEGLDKETVLDKNILDIFPSLDENSSTLLTVMNTGRPIVNRNQTYLNYKGNKITTMNTTIPLFINDEKAGALEIAKDITKIKALSEQVIDLQQELFKKDRESVKPSIKRYTFENIIGNSNEIKKAIDIARKASLSNSTVLIYGETGTGKELFSQSIHYCGKRKSKPFIAQNCAALPESLLESILFGTVKGSFTGALDRPGLFEQANGGTLLLDEINSMGLTLQSKLLRVLQEGYIRRIGGLKDIPIDVRIIATTNEDPIIAIEKGTLRKDLYYRLNVISIKVPSLRERKEDLKLLCDYFIRKYNKKLNKDVWMLSEHVYEQFLNYTWPGNVRELENLIEGAINFISKDEHVLKKEHFPSYVIEENTEIIDIKDKINLENSLPEIISEIEKNLIMYALKSTGNNITKAANKLNIKRQTLQHKIKKYNIKL from the coding sequence ATGAAAAGAGAGGAAATATTACAGTTAGTACTGCAAAATATTTTGCAGTATATAGATGAGGGTATCCATGTTATTGACAATAAAGGTAATACAATTTTATATAATGATGCAATGGCTAGATTAGAAGGTTTGGATAAAGAAACAGTGTTAGATAAAAATATACTAGATATATTTCCTAGTCTTGATGAAAATTCAAGCACTTTACTTACAGTAATGAATACAGGCAGACCAATAGTTAATAGAAATCAGACATATTTAAATTATAAAGGGAATAAGATTACAACAATGAATACTACAATTCCGTTATTTATTAATGATGAAAAGGCTGGCGCTTTAGAAATTGCAAAAGATATAACTAAAATTAAGGCGTTGTCTGAACAAGTAATTGACTTACAGCAAGAACTGTTTAAGAAAGATAGAGAAAGTGTAAAGCCTAGCATAAAAAGATATACTTTTGAAAATATTATAGGTAATAGTAATGAAATAAAGAAAGCAATTGATATTGCTAGAAAGGCTTCATTGTCAAATTCAACAGTACTAATATATGGAGAAACAGGAACAGGTAAGGAACTATTTTCTCAAAGTATACATTATTGTGGAAAAAGAAAGAGTAAACCTTTTATAGCACAGAATTGTGCAGCATTACCAGAATCTTTACTTGAAAGTATTTTATTTGGTACTGTAAAAGGTAGCTTTACAGGAGCGCTTGACAGACCAGGTCTATTTGAACAAGCTAATGGAGGAACTTTATTATTAGATGAGATCAATTCTATGGGATTGACGTTGCAATCTAAACTATTGAGAGTATTACAAGAAGGGTATATCAGAAGAATAGGTGGTCTTAAAGATATACCGATAGATGTAAGAATAATAGCCACTACTAATGAAGATCCGATAATTGCTATAGAAAAAGGTACTTTAAGGAAGGATTTATACTATCGTTTGAACGTTATCTCAATAAAAGTTCCATCTTTAAGGGAGAGAAAAGAAGATTTAAAATTGCTATGTGATTATTTTATTAGAAAATATAACAAGAAACTTAATAAAGATGTTTGGATGTTATCGGAGCATGTTTATGAACAGTTTTTAAATTATACATGGCCAGGTAATGTTAGAGAATTAGAAAACTTAATAGAAGGAGCTATAAATTTCATATCTAAGGATGAGCATGTTCTCAAGAAAGAGCATTTTCCTTCATATGTTATTGAAGAGAATACAGAAATTATCGATATTAAAGATAAAATAAATTTAGAGAATTCATTACCAGAAATCATCTCAGAAATTGAAAAAAATCTAATAATGTATGCATTAAAATCAACTGGTAATAATATTACTAAAGCAGCAAATAAATTGAATATTAAGAGGCAGACCCTGCAGCATAAAATTAAAAAATATAATATAAAACTTTAG
- the glyA gene encoding serine hydroxymethyltransferase: MDFSNLRNFDTEVMQAIEQEIGRQRSKIELIASENFVSPQVMEAMGSQLTNKYAEGYPGKRYYGGCEFVDIVEDLARERLKKLFDAEHANVQPHSGANANLGVYFAVLEPGDKVLGMSLSHGGHLTHGSPVNISGTYFNFISYGVNKDTEMIDYDEVMEIAKRERPKLIVAGASAYPRVIDFKKFREIADAVGAYLMVDMAHIAGLVAAGLHPSPVPYADFVTTTTHKTLRGPRGGVILCKKEYAKKIDKAIFPGLQGGPLMHVIAAKAVSFKEALEEDFKEYQKQIIKNASVLAESLIERGFRLVSGGTDNHLILIDLRNKGLTGKKAEALLDEVGVTTNKNTIPFDPESPFVTSGLRIGTPAVTTRGMKEEQMVEIAEIINLTLDESNSRDMIKERVKKLCDSFPLY; encoded by the coding sequence ATGGATTTTAGTAATTTAAGAAATTTTGATACTGAAGTTATGCAAGCCATTGAACAGGAAATTGGCAGACAACGTAGCAAAATAGAACTAATAGCTTCAGAAAATTTTGTTTCTCCACAAGTTATGGAAGCTATGGGAAGCCAACTAACAAATAAGTATGCAGAAGGATATCCTGGTAAAAGATATTATGGAGGATGCGAGTTTGTAGATATAGTTGAAGATTTAGCAAGAGAAAGATTAAAAAAGTTATTTGATGCTGAACATGCTAATGTACAGCCACATTCTGGAGCAAATGCAAATTTAGGAGTTTATTTTGCAGTATTAGAACCTGGTGATAAAGTTTTAGGTATGAGTTTATCTCATGGTGGGCATTTAACACATGGAAGTCCTGTTAATATATCAGGTACATATTTTAACTTTATTTCTTATGGAGTAAATAAAGATACAGAAATGATAGATTATGATGAAGTAATGGAAATTGCTAAAAGAGAAAGACCAAAACTAATTGTTGCAGGTGCTAGTGCATATCCTAGAGTAATAGATTTTAAAAAGTTTAGAGAAATAGCAGATGCGGTTGGAGCTTATCTAATGGTAGATATGGCTCATATTGCAGGTTTAGTAGCAGCAGGATTACACCCAAGTCCGGTTCCTTATGCCGACTTTGTAACAACTACTACGCATAAGACTTTAAGAGGTCCAAGAGGTGGAGTAATACTTTGCAAAAAAGAATACGCAAAGAAAATTGATAAGGCTATATTCCCAGGACTACAAGGTGGTCCATTAATGCATGTAATTGCAGCAAAAGCAGTAAGTTTTAAAGAAGCTCTAGAAGAAGATTTCAAAGAATATCAAAAACAGATAATTAAAAATGCAAGTGTATTAGCTGAAAGTTTAATAGAAAGAGGTTTTAGATTAGTTTCTGGTGGTACAGATAATCACTTAATTTTAATAGATTTAAGAAATAAAGGGTTAACTGGTAAAAAAGCAGAAGCATTATTAGATGAAGTAGGAGTAACTACTAATAAAAATACTATACCTTTTGATCCAGAAAGTCCTTTTGTTACTAGTGGTTTAAGGATAGGTACACCTGCAGTTACTACAAGAGGAATGAAAGAGGAGCAAATGGTAGAAATTGCTGAAATAATCAATTTAACATTAGATGAATCAAATTCCAGGGACATGATTAAAGAAAGAGTTAAAAAGTTATGTGACAGTTTTCCGTTATATTAG
- the ord gene encoding 2,4-diaminopentanoate dehydrogenase, producing the protein MENVKVIIWGFGAMGSGMAEMLLKKKGVEIVGVCDRNEARVNKSMYEVLGVERGNRPEVIIKENIEDVITEKCADVVLLATDSFTKNAFDKIKFCLEKKINVISTAEEMAYPMAQSPELSKEMDRIAKENGVTVLGTGINPGFIMDLLVIALTGACEEVQHIKASRINDLSPFGPAVMTEQGVGTTVDEFNKGVEDGTLAGHVGFPESINMIADAIGWEISKIEQTKEPIISNVYRKTKYAEVQPGNVAGCKQMGYGYVGDELKIEMEHPQQILPEKEGVETGDYIWIKGTPNISMQIKPEIPGGIGTIAMCVNMIPHVINADSGLKTMLDLPVPRAIMGDMRELIKR; encoded by the coding sequence ATGGAAAATGTAAAAGTTATAATTTGGGGTTTTGGTGCTATGGGAAGTGGAATGGCTGAAATGCTACTTAAGAAGAAAGGTGTTGAGATAGTAGGAGTTTGTGATAGGAATGAAGCAAGAGTTAATAAGAGTATGTATGAAGTTTTGGGAGTGGAAAGAGGAAATAGACCAGAGGTTATTATTAAGGAAAATATTGAAGATGTAATTACTGAAAAATGTGCTGATGTAGTACTTTTAGCAACAGATTCATTTACAAAAAATGCTTTTGATAAAATTAAATTCTGTTTGGAGAAAAAGATTAATGTGATTTCAACAGCAGAAGAAATGGCGTATCCAATGGCTCAATCACCAGAATTATCTAAAGAGATGGATAGAATAGCAAAGGAAAACGGTGTCACAGTTTTAGGTACAGGGATAAATCCTGGATTTATTATGGATTTATTAGTAATAGCTTTAACTGGTGCATGTGAAGAAGTTCAACATATAAAGGCATCAAGAATTAATGACTTATCACCTTTTGGCCCAGCAGTTATGACAGAGCAAGGAGTTGGAACTACAGTAGACGAATTTAATAAGGGTGTTGAAGATGGTACACTAGCTGGTCATGTTGGTTTCCCAGAATCTATAAATATGATAGCTGACGCAATAGGCTGGGAAATTAGTAAAATTGAACAAACTAAAGAACCAATAATTTCAAATGTATATAGAAAAACTAAATATGCAGAAGTACAGCCTGGAAATGTAGCAGGATGCAAACAAATGGGATATGGTTATGTAGGTGATGAATTAAAAATTGAAATGGAGCATCCACAGCAAATATTACCAGAAAAAGAAGGAGTAGAAACTGGCGATTATATTTGGATAAAAGGTACACCTAACATAAGTATGCAAATCAAGCCTGAAATTCCAGGAGGTATTGGAACGATAGCTATGTGTGTTAATATGATACCTCATGTTATTAATGCTGATTCTGGATTAAAAACTATGTTAGATTTACCAGTTCCGAGAGCAATTATGGGTGATATGAGAGAACTTATAAAAAGGTAG
- a CDS encoding metal-sensitive transcriptional regulator, which yields MEVIKNTNDIIVRLRRIEGQIKGIQRMVNEDKCCGDILIQIAAARSALNKVGGLILENYMKNCIKGYLDENKGDQVIEELIDTMLKYTK from the coding sequence ATGGAAGTTATAAAGAATACTAATGATATTATAGTTAGACTAAGAAGAATAGAGGGTCAGATAAAAGGTATTCAACGTATGGTTAATGAAGATAAATGTTGCGGTGATATTTTGATACAAATAGCTGCAGCTAGGTCTGCGCTTAATAAAGTCGGTGGACTAATCTTAGAGAACTATATGAAAAATTGTATTAAAGGCTATCTAGATGAAAATAAAGGTGATCAAGTAATAGAAGAGCTGATTGATACTATGCTTAAGTATACAAAATAG
- a CDS encoding threonine/serine exporter ThrE family protein — translation MESLNDVKKLLVMAILAGKVMLKNGAETYRVEDTIKRICKSRNIDFAEAFVTPTGIFLSVEYRGEILTYIKRIKNIRFDLNKIALVNEFSRQFVNSNMSIDKGFEILNDIDNIKTYRKSVRLTFGGFAGSFFTLLFKGSFTDFISAFVISSIVVLVMEYLSKKNFTFFLSNIVGSCIATLLSIISVTSGFGTNMDKIIIGSIMTLVPGVAITNAIRDSIGGDFLSGVSRGLEAIIVALAIAFGVGATLKLSFLLFGGM, via the coding sequence ATGGAATCATTAAACGATGTAAAAAAACTACTAGTTATGGCTATTCTAGCCGGTAAAGTCATGCTAAAAAACGGAGCAGAAACTTACAGAGTTGAAGATACTATAAAAAGAATCTGTAAATCACGAAATATAGATTTCGCAGAAGCTTTTGTTACTCCAACTGGTATATTTTTATCTGTAGAATATAGAGGAGAAATATTAACTTATATAAAAAGAATAAAAAATATTAGATTTGATCTTAACAAAATTGCACTTGTTAACGAATTTTCAAGACAATTTGTAAATTCTAATATGTCTATAGATAAAGGTTTTGAAATATTAAATGATATTGATAATATAAAAACCTATCGCAAAAGCGTAAGACTTACATTCGGTGGATTTGCAGGTAGCTTTTTCACTTTATTATTTAAAGGGAGTTTTACAGATTTCATTTCAGCTTTTGTTATAAGTTCTATTGTAGTTTTAGTTATGGAATACTTAAGTAAAAAAAATTTTACTTTCTTTCTTTCTAATATTGTAGGCAGTTGTATAGCAACATTACTATCTATTATATCTGTTACTTCAGGTTTTGGTACAAATATGGATAAAATTATTATCGGTTCTATAATGACCTTAGTTCCAGGTGTTGCAATAACTAATGCAATCAGAGACTCAATTGGTGGGGACTTTCTTTCTGGTGTTTCAAGAGGATTAGAAGCTATAATAGTTGCATTAGCAATAGCCTTTGGAGTGGGAGCTACTCTAAAATTATCTTTTCTATTGTTTGGAGGTATGTAA
- a CDS encoding threonine/serine exporter family protein, whose translation MIYIKEFIYAFLSTLGFSIIFNIPKDSIIKSGITGALGWVVYLFININYSSKVAGAFLGAITVGMIGEIMARLFKKPATVYIIPGIVPLVPGAGMYYTMLSVIEKNFIQAANFGSETLFIAASISSGIIISTTLNKTIFSLKKNC comes from the coding sequence TTGATTTATATAAAAGAGTTTATTTATGCTTTTTTATCCACATTAGGATTTTCAATTATTTTTAATATTCCAAAAGATTCTATTATAAAATCAGGAATCACTGGTGCATTAGGTTGGGTAGTCTATCTTTTTATAAATATCAATTACTCTTCAAAAGTTGCAGGCGCATTTTTAGGAGCTATAACTGTTGGTATGATAGGAGAAATTATGGCAAGATTATTTAAAAAGCCTGCAACTGTATATATAATACCTGGAATAGTACCACTTGTACCAGGAGCCGGCATGTATTATACGATGTTGTCAGTCATTGAAAAGAATTTTATTCAAGCTGCTAATTTTGGTAGTGAAACACTATTTATAGCAGCATCTATATCAAGTGGAATTATTATTTCTACTACTCTAAATAAAACTATATTTAGTTTGAAAAAAAACTGCTAA
- a CDS encoding Crp/Fnr family transcriptional regulator: protein MKLLEYIPVLKKTKFFKNFSDKDIIALFNENNYKIKDYPKRTIIYLQNQKCRSFDMILEGIVTIKTIDENGKVLTVSEFKTGDTIGGNLLFADCNNYPMMVQAKTDVILLHMDKELVLRFCQIDMNFSNELLRSISNKILIIGTKLKSVTMKTIRQQIIEFLVNQYCVQNTLKIRLNMSKKEWAEKIGVQRPSLSRELSKMKKEGLIDYDRNTIYIKNLDIIKDYIDN, encoded by the coding sequence ATGAAATTGTTAGAGTACATTCCAGTATTAAAGAAGACAAAATTCTTTAAGAATTTTTCAGATAAAGATATTATCGCTTTATTTAATGAAAATAATTACAAAATTAAAGATTATCCAAAAAGAACAATAATATATTTACAGAATCAAAAATGTAGAAGTTTTGATATGATTCTTGAAGGAATTGTAACTATAAAAACGATAGATGAAAATGGTAAAGTATTAACAGTTTCAGAGTTTAAAACTGGAGATACTATAGGTGGGAACTTACTGTTTGCCGATTGCAATAATTATCCTATGATGGTACAGGCGAAGACAGATGTAATATTATTACATATGGATAAAGAGTTAGTATTAAGATTTTGCCAGATAGATATGAATTTTTCAAATGAATTATTAAGATCAATATCTAATAAAATTTTAATTATTGGAACGAAACTAAAATCTGTAACTATGAAGACTATAAGGCAGCAGATAATAGAGTTTTTAGTTAATCAATATTGTGTACAGAATACGCTTAAGATTAGGTTAAATATGAGCAAGAAAGAATGGGCTGAAAAAATTGGAGTTCAGAGACCATCACTTTCTAGAGAATTGTCTAAAATGAAAAAGGAAGGATTAATAGATTATGATAGAAATACAATATATATTAAGAACTTAGATATTATTAAGGATTATATAGATAATTAA
- a CDS encoding SoxR reducing system RseC family protein: MDQIGFISRVDGDKAEVIVRRVSSCGDKCTSCKGGCSVPGIKTTIKNTLGAKPGDYVEIRMNTNIVLKSAFLVYVLPLVFMLLGISLSIYLFKNMGYSNYENLGFITGLFFLGFSFIILKLYDKKIKKNEDYKFEMVRILK, from the coding sequence GTGGATCAAATAGGTTTTATAAGTAGGGTTGATGGAGATAAGGCTGAAGTTATAGTAAGAAGAGTTTCTTCTTGTGGTGATAAATGTACTAGTTGTAAAGGGGGATGTAGTGTACCTGGAATAAAGACGACTATCAAGAATACATTAGGGGCAAAACCAGGAGATTATGTAGAGATTAGAATGAATACGAATATAGTTTTAAAATCAGCATTTTTGGTGTATGTATTACCACTTGTTTTTATGTTATTGGGAATAAGTTTAAGTATATATTTATTTAAAAATATGGGGTATAGTAATTATGAAAATTTAGGTTTTATAACAGGATTATTTTTCTTAGGTTTTTCGTTTATAATTTTAAAATTGTATGATAAAAAAATTAAAAAGAATGAAGATTATAAATTTGAAATGGTTAGAATTTTAAAGTGA
- a CDS encoding permease — MDLFTILLWIITIVLFIIFLGKDKKKTINSVKMAKKLMKNMIGEIIAVLFLIGLILTFIPPHIIKDFMGTSKVISSTIVSALIGSITLIPAFVAFPLVGSLVDRGASIIPIASFLTTLTMVGIVTFPLEKKNFGTKFAVIRNTLSFIFALFISFLMGVLI; from the coding sequence ATGGATCTTTTTACTATACTTTTATGGATCATTACTATTGTACTTTTTATAATTTTTTTAGGTAAAGACAAGAAAAAAACTATTAATTCAGTAAAAATGGCTAAAAAGCTAATGAAAAATATGATAGGTGAAATCATAGCAGTTCTATTTTTAATTGGGTTAATTTTAACATTTATTCCTCCACATATTATAAAAGACTTTATGGGAACTTCAAAAGTAATATCATCTACTATTGTTTCTGCTTTAATAGGTAGTATAACATTAATTCCAGCTTTTGTTGCTTTTCCTCTAGTTGGCTCTTTAGTTGACAGAGGTGCAAGTATAATTCCTATAGCATCTTTTTTAACTACTTTAACAATGGTTGGAATCGTTACGTTTCCTTTAGAAAAGAAAAACTTTGGTACAAAATTTGCGGTAATAAGAAATACTTTAAGCTTTATCTTTGCTCTATTTATTTCTTTCTTAATGGGGGTACTAATATGA
- the ortA gene encoding 2-amino-4-oxopentanoate thiolase subunit OrtA gives MNKAKKGDWVRVYNIVLKPEERAPQVPDDTKKVPLEMWVKGFLLNEEAKIGDEVEIETYIGRKIKGKLVEINPYYSHDYGKCIPELLFIGRQLRGILEGGEDNE, from the coding sequence ATGAATAAGGCAAAAAAAGGAGATTGGGTAAGAGTTTATAATATAGTTCTTAAACCTGAAGAACGAGCTCCGCAAGTTCCTGACGATACTAAGAAAGTTCCTTTAGAAATGTGGGTTAAAGGTTTTTTATTAAATGAAGAAGCTAAAATTGGTGATGAAGTAGAAATAGAAACATATATTGGCAGGAAAATCAAAGGGAAGCTAGTAGAAATAAATCCATATTATAGCCATGATTATGGAAAATGCATACCAGAATTACTGTTTATCGGTAGACAATTGCGTGGCATCCTCGAAGGCGGTGAAGATAATGAATAG